One part of the Arachidicoccus terrestris genome encodes these proteins:
- a CDS encoding HesB/IscA family protein codes for MDFIDLTPAAKEKIEMLRSAAAKQGNPYLRLGARGGGCGIAVTYFLGFDKAEKSDQLFTIGGIDCIVNKGQLMQLQGIKLDYLETETEQGFRFLSAAD; via the coding sequence ATGGACTTTATAGATTTGACCCCTGCGGCGAAAGAGAAGATTGAGATGTTAAGGTCCGCAGCTGCTAAACAGGGTAATCCTTATCTTCGGTTAGGGGCCAGAGGCGGGGGATGCGGTATAGCGGTAACCTATTTTTTAGGATTTGATAAGGCTGAAAAGTCGGATCAGTTATTTACTATAGGCGGCATTGACTGTATTGTCAATAAGGGGCAACTCATGCAACTCCAGGGAATTAAACTGGATTATCTGGAAACGGAAACAGAACAAGGCTTCCGTTTTTTGTCCGCAGCTGATTAG
- a CDS encoding DMT family transporter, which produces MKQALIKLHIAVFLWGFTGVLGRSISLNEGWLVWWRMLLTVVTMWILFGSTGKIKKVSLKEFLTIGGIGVLLAMHWLCFYGSIKYANVSIALICLSGSGFVSAILEPLFFGRRINIKELFFGLLTIVGIFMIYQTNLHFSTGFYIGILACLLTVTVSILNKKIVDRYQPESFTLYQLTGGFIGLSALMLFYNHAFPAITWIPAKMEWVWLIVLAWLCTIFTFILYTQSLKKLSAFTMNLTLTLEPVYGIVLAFVIYHENKDLSNTFYIGFLFILFAVFLQTMSLAKKRPATATAPLPKWWQFKLKQQK; this is translated from the coding sequence ATGAAACAGGCGCTTATCAAGCTGCACATTGCAGTTTTTCTCTGGGGTTTTACCGGCGTGCTGGGCAGAAGCATCAGCCTGAATGAAGGGTGGCTTGTCTGGTGGCGTATGCTGCTGACCGTCGTCACTATGTGGATTCTGTTTGGCAGTACCGGTAAGATCAAAAAGGTCTCTCTCAAAGAATTTTTGACGATCGGCGGTATTGGTGTACTGCTGGCCATGCACTGGCTCTGCTTTTACGGTAGTATAAAATATGCCAATGTCTCTATCGCGCTCATCTGTCTTTCCGGGTCGGGGTTTGTCTCCGCCATTCTGGAGCCGCTTTTTTTCGGCCGGCGCATTAATATAAAAGAACTCTTTTTTGGGCTGCTGACCATCGTCGGGATCTTTATGATCTATCAGACCAATCTGCACTTTTCAACCGGTTTTTATATAGGCATCCTGGCCTGTCTGTTAACCGTTACCGTATCCATCCTGAATAAAAAGATCGTTGACCGTTATCAGCCCGAGTCCTTTACCCTCTATCAGTTAACGGGAGGCTTTATCGGCCTGAGCGCCCTTATGCTTTTTTACAATCATGCATTTCCAGCTATAACATGGATACCCGCAAAAATGGAATGGGTCTGGCTTATCGTATTGGCCTGGCTCTGTACTATATTTACTTTTATTCTCTATACACAGTCTTTGAAAAAACTCAGTGCCTTTACCATGAACCTGACGCTCACCCTGGAACCCGTCTATGGCATAGTGTTGGCCTTTGTGATCTACCATGAAAACAAAGACCTTTCTAATACCTTCTATATCGGGTTTCTGTTCATCCTGTTTGCCGTATTTCTGCAAACCATGTCGCTCGCTAAAAAGCGGCCGGCCACAGCTACTGCGCCATTACCAAAATGGTGGCAGTTCAAATTGAAGCAACAAAAATAG
- the mutY gene encoding A/G-specific adenine glycosylase, whose translation MATAPKKTKQTKTTSFTDRLLHWHHHINKREMPWKGEKDPYKIWLSEIILQQTRVEQGLAYYEKFVRHYPSIADLAAAPSDRVFKDWEGLGYYSRCKNLLHTAEVIAREFNGIFPDSHDIILSLKGIGPYTAAAICAFAFNQPYAVLDGNVFRVLARIYGVETPIDSTKGKEQFRALAEAALSKTHPAAYNQAIMDFGATVCKPAAPLCSTCPMVDICVASRTAQVNSLPKKEKILQKKTRHISWLILELKTESLFYVQKRKAGDIWENLHEYYPVETPAKPEWTVEVLQELILNQLGVKALRIQKLPDASQQLTHQKIYGYFYQVKVAPRPANLPKTHWLSKKQINQLAFPKLLKEIQFDAGSDKI comes from the coding sequence ATGGCAACAGCACCCAAAAAGACAAAACAGACAAAGACAACCTCTTTTACAGACAGGCTGCTTCACTGGCATCATCATATCAACAAAAGAGAAATGCCCTGGAAGGGTGAAAAGGACCCTTATAAAATCTGGCTCAGCGAAATCATTCTTCAACAAACGCGGGTCGAACAAGGCCTGGCTTATTACGAAAAATTCGTCCGGCATTATCCCAGCATTGCGGATCTGGCTGCCGCTCCTTCAGACCGGGTATTTAAAGACTGGGAAGGTCTGGGATATTACAGCAGATGTAAAAACCTGCTGCATACCGCTGAAGTAATTGCCCGGGAATTTAACGGCATATTTCCGGACAGTCACGATATCATCCTTAGTCTGAAAGGGATTGGACCCTATACCGCCGCCGCTATCTGTGCCTTTGCCTTTAACCAGCCCTATGCCGTACTCGACGGAAATGTCTTCAGGGTACTGGCCCGTATCTATGGTGTAGAGACGCCTATTGACAGCACAAAGGGGAAAGAACAGTTCCGGGCCCTGGCAGAAGCAGCACTCAGTAAAACACATCCTGCCGCCTATAACCAGGCTATCATGGATTTCGGCGCGACTGTCTGTAAACCGGCAGCACCCCTTTGCAGTACCTGCCCAATGGTGGATATTTGTGTAGCCAGCCGCACAGCGCAGGTTAATAGTTTACCTAAAAAAGAGAAAATCCTTCAGAAGAAAACCCGGCATATCAGTTGGCTGATACTGGAACTGAAAACAGAAAGCCTTTTTTACGTGCAAAAAAGAAAAGCCGGTGATATCTGGGAAAATCTTCATGAATACTACCCCGTTGAAACACCCGCTAAGCCAGAATGGACCGTCGAAGTTTTGCAGGAGCTGATCTTAAATCAACTTGGTGTAAAAGCTCTCCGTATTCAAAAGCTTCCTGACGCCAGCCAGCAATTGACCCACCAGAAAATCTATGGCTACTTTTACCAGGTAAAAGTAGCTCCAAGGCCAGCCAACCTGCCAAAGACACATTGGCTGTCCAAAAAACAGATTAACCAGTTGGCCTTCCCTAAATTGTTAAAAGAAATACAATTTGACGCCGGTAGCGATAAAATTTGA
- a CDS encoding Sec-independent protein translocase subunit TatA/TatB, with the protein MGEIGIKELLLIAIVILLLFGTKKLPELMRGLGKGVKTFNDSKNSVMEEMDNIKKPINAVKNPIGTAKKEVMSSLASKSSITDLDHEPVAEKKS; encoded by the coding sequence ATGGGTGAAATCGGCATAAAAGAGCTCTTACTGATCGCTATCGTAATATTGTTATTATTTGGCACCAAAAAACTACCTGAGCTCATGCGTGGGCTCGGCAAGGGTGTAAAGACTTTTAATGACAGCAAGAACTCTGTGATGGAAGAAATGGATAATATCAAAAAGCCTATCAATGCCGTCAAAAATCCGATCGGCACGGCTAAAAAAGAAGTGATGTCCAGCCTCGCCTCCAAGTCCAGTATCACCGATCTGGACCACGAGCCGGTAGCAGAGAAAAAGAGCTAG
- a CDS encoding NAD(P)-dependent oxidoreductase: MDVALIGASGFVGSHVLQELLSRGHKVTSIARHPDAVAQTVRSNSQVHIQQADATVPGQLAPLLSHQDAVISAFNGGWMNPDLYETFMEGAINIQNAVEAAGIKRLIIIGGAGSLLDNKGQQFVDSPDFPKAFFAGAAAARDYLNIIRQNKTLDWTFISPAIEMNKTTAGVRRGHYRTGLDTPVLDEKGRSAISVEDLSMAIVDELENPAFIRKRFTVAY, translated from the coding sequence ATGGATGTAGCGCTGATCGGAGCCAGCGGTTTCGTCGGAAGTCATGTACTGCAGGAACTCTTGTCCAGGGGCCATAAGGTCACGTCCATTGCCCGTCATCCGGATGCCGTCGCGCAAACAGTCCGGTCCAATTCCCAAGTACATATTCAGCAGGCGGATGCCACTGTTCCGGGACAACTGGCCCCCTTGCTGTCTCATCAGGATGCGGTCATCAGTGCCTTTAATGGAGGATGGATGAACCCTGATCTTTATGAGACCTTTATGGAAGGAGCGATCAATATTCAGAACGCAGTTGAGGCTGCCGGAATTAAGAGATTGATTATCATAGGCGGTGCAGGGAGCTTATTGGATAATAAAGGCCAGCAATTCGTTGATAGCCCTGATTTTCCAAAAGCCTTTTTTGCCGGCGCTGCCGCAGCCAGGGATTACCTGAACATTATCCGGCAAAATAAAACGCTGGACTGGACATTTATCAGTCCGGCCATTGAAATGAATAAAACTACCGCCGGTGTCCGCCGTGGCCATTACAGAACCGGTCTGGATACGCCGGTATTGGATGAAAAAGGCAGGTCAGCGATTTCGGTAGAGGACCTTTCCATGGCTATTGTAGATGAACTGGAAAATCCCGCGTTTATCCGAAAAAGGTTCACAGTTGCTTATTAG